Proteins from one Ornithobacterium rhinotracheale genomic window:
- a CDS encoding acyl carrier protein, with protein sequence MSDITSRVKAIIVDKLGVEESEVTPEASFTNDLGADSLDTVELIMEFEKEFDIQIPDDQAEKISTVGQAIQYIEEVK encoded by the coding sequence ATGTCAGACATTACATCAAGAGTAAAGGCTATTATTGTAGACAAATTAGGTGTTGAAGAAAGCGAAGTTACTCCAGAAGCAAGTTTCACAAACGACTTAGGAGCAGATTCATTAGATACTGTAGAGCTAATTATGGAGTTTGAAAAAGAATTTGATATCCAAATTCCAGATGATCAAGCTGAAAAAATCTCTACTGTAGGACAAGCTATTCAATACATAGAAGAAGTAAAATAA
- the fabF gene encoding beta-ketoacyl-ACP synthase II yields the protein MKLKRVVITGLGALTPIGNTYNEYWNNLLKGVSGAAPITLFDASQFKTQFACEVKNFDPLQHFDRKEVRKMDRTGQLGIVAAREAVENSGILEASNLDKTKIGVIWGSGIGGLLTFEQEVSNYATGNGTPRFNPFFIPKMIADITPGLISMEFGFMGPNYTTVSACASSSNAIIDAFNLIRLGKADAIVTGGSEAAVTAAGIGGFNALHALSTRNDDPATASRPFDKDRDGFVMGEGAGVMILEEYDHAVARGATIYAEVAGGGMSADAYHMTAPHPDGLGVYHVMKNTLDDANIQPDEVDHINMHATSTPLGDIAEPKAVVDFFGEHAKNIQINATKSMHGHLLGATGAVEAIATIGAVYNGIVPPTINLHEKDEKVADLDYTFNAPKEKEIRYAMSNTFGFGGHNACVLFKKHS from the coding sequence ATGAAGTTAAAAAGAGTTGTAATTACAGGGTTAGGCGCACTCACTCCCATTGGTAATACCTACAATGAATATTGGAACAACTTGCTAAAAGGGGTGAGTGGGGCTGCGCCCATTACTTTGTTTGATGCCTCTCAATTCAAAACCCAGTTTGCTTGTGAGGTTAAAAATTTTGATCCTCTGCAACATTTTGACAGAAAAGAGGTGCGCAAGATGGATCGTACTGGGCAATTAGGTATTGTAGCAGCAAGAGAAGCTGTAGAAAATAGTGGAATTCTTGAAGCTAGCAACCTAGACAAAACCAAAATTGGGGTTATTTGGGGCTCTGGTATCGGAGGCTTACTTACCTTTGAGCAAGAAGTTTCTAATTACGCAACTGGAAATGGCACCCCTAGATTTAACCCATTCTTTATCCCAAAAATGATTGCCGACATCACTCCTGGATTAATTTCTATGGAATTCGGTTTTATGGGACCAAACTACACCACAGTTTCGGCTTGTGCGTCTTCTTCAAACGCCATTATAGATGCATTCAACTTAATCCGTTTGGGTAAAGCAGATGCGATTGTAACAGGTGGTTCTGAAGCGGCAGTCACAGCAGCGGGAATTGGTGGTTTCAATGCATTACACGCACTTTCTACAAGAAACGATGACCCTGCAACAGCCTCTAGACCTTTTGATAAAGATAGAGATGGCTTTGTAATGGGCGAAGGTGCAGGTGTTATGATTCTAGAAGAATATGATCATGCCGTGGCGCGTGGCGCAACCATCTATGCAGAAGTTGCAGGTGGCGGAATGTCTGCCGATGCTTATCACATGACAGCTCCACACCCAGATGGTCTAGGCGTATATCATGTGATGAAAAACACACTAGATGATGCCAATATTCAGCCAGACGAGGTAGATCACATCAATATGCATGCAACCTCTACTCCACTTGGTGATATTGCAGAACCTAAAGCCGTAGTAGATTTCTTTGGTGAACACGCCAAAAATATCCAAATCAATGCGACCAAATCCATGCATGGACATTTGCTTGGAGCTACGGGAGCTGTGGAGGCAATCGCTACCATTGGTGCTGTGTATAATGGTATAGTGCCTCCTACAATCAATCTACATGAAAAAGATGAGAAAGTAGCTGATTTGGATTACACGTTCAATGCTCCTAAAGAGAAAGAAATTCGCTATGCGATGAGTAATACTTTTGGATTCGGTGGACATAATGCTTGTGTTTTATTTAAAAAGCATTCTTAA
- a CDS encoding NAD(P)-dependent oxidoreductase has protein sequence MKKVTLIGASGYVGSAILNELLNRNHQVTAVVRNPEKIVIQNANLEVVKADISNVNEIVSLSKGKDAVISAYNPGWANPRIYEETLENYPKIIEAAKQSGVKRLLIVGGAATLFVEPGVRLIDTPNFPEDWKPGAKSLGEIYLNLLSNETQIDWVFLSPAANLGNLSSGKRTGKYRVGKDDLLLDVSGNSFISVEDYAMAMVDELEQENHHFERFTVAY, from the coding sequence ATGAAAAAAGTAACATTAATTGGTGCTAGCGGGTATGTAGGCTCTGCTATTTTAAATGAATTGTTGAATAGAAATCATCAGGTAACGGCGGTAGTCAGAAATCCTGAAAAAATTGTAATTCAGAATGCAAATTTGGAGGTAGTGAAGGCTGATATTTCTAATGTGAATGAAATTGTTTCTCTGTCCAAAGGTAAAGATGCAGTAATTAGTGCATATAATCCTGGATGGGCAAATCCTAGGATTTATGAGGAAACTCTAGAAAATTATCCTAAAATCATAGAGGCGGCGAAGCAATCAGGGGTTAAAAGATTATTGATTGTGGGGGGAGCTGCGACTTTATTTGTAGAGCCAGGTGTGAGATTGATAGATACTCCTAATTTTCCTGAGGATTGGAAACCTGGGGCTAAATCTTTAGGGGAGATATATTTAAATTTATTGAGTAATGAAACGCAAATAGATTGGGTGTTTCTATCTCCTGCAGCCAATTTAGGAAATTTATCATCTGGTAAGCGTACTGGAAAATACAGAGTGGGCAAAGATGATTTGCTGTTAGATGTATCGGGAAACAGCTTTATTTCTGTAGAAGATTATGCTATGGCGATGGTAGATGAACTTGAACAAGAAAATCATCATTTTGAGAGATTTACAGTTGCTTATTAA
- the odhB gene encoding 2-oxoglutarate dehydrogenase complex dihydrolipoyllysine-residue succinyltransferase — MSILEMKVPSPGESITEVEIATWLVKDGDYVEKDQPIAEVDSDKATLELPAEESGVITLKAEEGDTVEVGQVVCLIDRDASKPAGTKSEEKKETKAEEKPKEAAPKAEEKKETYATGTASPAAKKILAEKNINPQEVNGTGKDGRITKADAEQYVPAMGSAPSYANRRSERKKLSALRRKLAQRLVSAKNETAMLTTFNEVDMTAIFELRKKYKDEFKEKHGVGLGFMSFFTKAAVRALQMYPDVNSMIDGEYKISYDFMDISVAVSGPKGLMVPVVRSAEMLTFRGIEQNIKDLAAKVRDGKITIDEMTGGTFTITNGGVFGSMLSTPIINPPQSAILGMHNIVERPVVKNGGIAIAPMMYVALSYDHRIIDGRESVGFLVAVKEAVENPAELLMGGTSDAEIRRALEL, encoded by the coding sequence ATGAGCATTTTAGAAATGAAAGTTCCTTCTCCAGGGGAATCGATAACTGAAGTAGAAATAGCTACTTGGCTTGTAAAAGATGGCGACTATGTAGAAAAAGATCAGCCCATCGCAGAAGTAGATTCAGACAAAGCTACGCTAGAACTTCCTGCCGAAGAAAGTGGTGTAATCACGCTAAAAGCAGAAGAAGGAGACACCGTTGAGGTGGGGCAAGTCGTTTGCTTAATCGACCGCGATGCAAGCAAACCTGCAGGCACTAAATCTGAGGAGAAAAAAGAAACCAAAGCAGAAGAAAAACCAAAAGAGGCAGCTCCAAAAGCAGAAGAGAAAAAAGAAACTTATGCTACAGGAACGGCTTCGCCAGCAGCTAAAAAGATTTTGGCTGAAAAGAATATCAACCCCCAAGAGGTGAACGGCACAGGCAAGGACGGAAGAATTACCAAAGCCGATGCCGAGCAATATGTGCCAGCAATGGGCAGCGCCCCTTCCTATGCCAATCGTAGGAGTGAGCGCAAAAAACTTTCCGCTCTGCGTAGGAAATTAGCCCAGAGATTGGTGAGTGCTAAAAATGAAACCGCTATGCTCACTACCTTTAACGAGGTGGATATGACGGCAATTTTTGAGCTAAGAAAAAAATACAAAGATGAATTTAAGGAAAAACACGGAGTGGGCTTAGGCTTTATGTCATTCTTCACCAAAGCCGCCGTGCGCGCATTGCAAATGTACCCTGATGTAAATTCTATGATAGATGGGGAATATAAAATTTCCTATGATTTTATGGATATTTCAGTAGCTGTCTCAGGCCCCAAAGGGCTTATGGTGCCCGTGGTGCGCAGTGCAGAAATGCTTACATTCAGAGGGATAGAGCAGAATATAAAGGATTTAGCCGCCAAAGTGAGAGATGGGAAAATTACCATAGATGAAATGACGGGAGGCACCTTTACCATTACCAATGGAGGCGTATTTGGCTCGATGCTATCCACCCCAATCATCAATCCGCCGCAATCCGCCATATTAGGAATGCACAATATCGTGGAGCGTCCTGTAGTGAAAAACGGAGGAATCGCCATTGCACCGATGATGTATGTAGCCCTTTCTTATGACCACAGAATTATCGATGGTAGAGAATCCGTAGGTTTCTTGGTGGCAGTGAAAGAAGCGGTGGAAAATCCTGCTGAATTGCTTATGGGAGGAACCTCTGATGCGGAAATTAGAAGAGCACTTGAGCTTTAA
- a CDS encoding IPExxxVDY family protein yields the protein MSISNLFFEDDYDEAFSLYGILSPNIIEHKFIYLINYYLATSFHMKPDIDVYIKDSPVKFGNYFYYDRDSKNDCFLIQNISRSIEKIQPQNTLFEMVEEQYYLLERYKRYNFLLKLSGNITKEPTFALSLQKLNFVYETELLNLSKTEKSLLIL from the coding sequence ATGTCTATAAGCAATTTATTCTTTGAAGATGATTACGATGAAGCGTTTTCACTTTATGGAATTTTGTCTCCTAATATAATTGAACATAAATTCATATACCTTATAAATTATTATTTGGCGACGAGCTTCCATATGAAACCAGACATCGATGTTTATATTAAAGATTCTCCCGTAAAATTCGGAAACTATTTTTACTATGATCGGGATTCTAAAAATGATTGCTTTTTAATCCAAAATATTTCTAGATCTATCGAAAAAATTCAACCTCAAAACACCTTATTTGAAATGGTTGAAGAGCAATACTATTTGTTAGAAAGATATAAAAGATATAATTTCTTATTAAAACTTAGCGGTAACATAACAAAAGAACCTACATTTGCCTTATCTTTGCAGAAATTAAATTTTGTATACGAAACAGAATTATTAAATCTATCGAAAACAGAAAAAAGTCTATTAATACTATGA
- the pyk gene encoding pyruvate kinase: MNNFNKKTKIVATLGPATDSKEIIRDMIMNGVDVFRVNFSHADYEDVERRVKWIREINEEEQINVGILGDLQGPKLRVGVVEEGSFLKPGDILTFTHEEVIGNSERVFMTYELFAQDVNVGERILVDDGKLIFEVIETNKKDQVKARVIQGGELKSKKGVNLPNTKISLPALTPKDIEDAIFAMKMHLDWIALSFVRHAQDVVDLKNLIRKNSDHKIPIIAKIEKPEALENIDEILPQCDALMVARGDLGVEIPMEEVPTAQKHLVDKAKLARKPVIIATQMMESMIESLTPTRAEVNDVANSVMDGADAVMLSGETSVGKYPVQVIKTMANILRSVENDPHIQVPPHKPTDLTDDRYITNVICYNAAKMSKDVNTQAIVTITYSGYTAFQISSHRPDAGIYIFSPNKRILGMLNLLWGVRAFYYRGDKNTDETVVEVNKYLQDRKLVKKGDFVINLNAMPVFRKGITNTLRLTTIVD, translated from the coding sequence ATGAATAATTTCAATAAAAAAACCAAAATTGTAGCTACACTTGGACCAGCTACAGATTCCAAAGAAATCATCCGAGATATGATTATGAATGGGGTAGATGTTTTTAGGGTAAACTTCTCCCATGCTGATTATGAGGATGTAGAACGCAGAGTTAAGTGGATTAGAGAAATTAACGAAGAAGAACAAATCAATGTAGGAATATTAGGAGATTTACAAGGTCCTAAATTAAGAGTGGGCGTTGTAGAAGAAGGTTCTTTCCTTAAACCTGGTGACATTCTTACATTTACCCACGAAGAGGTAATAGGAAATAGTGAACGCGTTTTCATGACTTATGAACTATTTGCTCAAGATGTAAATGTAGGAGAAAGAATATTGGTAGATGATGGAAAGTTAATCTTTGAAGTAATAGAAACTAACAAGAAAGACCAAGTAAAAGCACGCGTAATACAAGGGGGAGAACTTAAATCTAAAAAAGGTGTAAATTTACCCAATACTAAAATCTCTTTACCAGCACTTACACCAAAGGATATTGAAGATGCTATTTTCGCTATGAAAATGCATTTAGACTGGATTGCCCTAAGTTTTGTAAGACACGCACAAGATGTAGTAGATCTTAAAAATTTAATTAGAAAGAACTCAGACCACAAAATTCCTATTATCGCTAAAATCGAAAAACCAGAAGCTCTTGAAAATATAGATGAAATTTTACCTCAATGCGATGCTCTAATGGTGGCTCGTGGAGATTTAGGCGTGGAAATCCCTATGGAAGAGGTGCCTACTGCGCAAAAACACTTGGTAGATAAAGCCAAATTAGCCAGAAAACCCGTCATCATCGCAACCCAAATGATGGAAAGTATGATTGAAAGCCTCACCCCTACACGCGCCGAGGTAAACGATGTTGCCAACTCAGTAATGGACGGTGCCGATGCCGTGATGCTAAGTGGTGAAACTTCGGTAGGAAAATATCCTGTACAGGTGATCAAAACTATGGCAAATATCTTAAGATCTGTAGAAAATGATCCGCACATTCAAGTGCCACCTCATAAGCCTACTGACTTGACCGATGATCGATACATCACTAATGTGATTTGTTATAATGCTGCAAAAATGTCTAAAGATGTAAACACACAAGCTATCGTTACTATTACCTATTCTGGGTACACAGCTTTCCAAATCTCATCTCACAGACCTGACGCAGGTATTTACATCTTCTCTCCAAATAAGCGAATTTTAGGCATGCTCAACTTGCTTTGGGGCGTGCGTGCATTCTACTATCGTGGAGATAAAAACACTGATGAAACAGTGGTAGAAGTAAATAAATACTTACAAGATCGCAAACTCGTAAAAAAAGGAGATTTCGTAATCAACTTAAATGCGATGCCTGTGTTTAGAAAAGGTATTACCAATACATTGAGACTCACCACAATTGTAGATTAA
- a CDS encoding TlpA family protein disulfide reductase → MKKIYLFLSLFVLSFSLNAQFTMKGELKNYDNKPVVLRVYENGIMRFLQRVKTDSKGAFTYKFPMAYDGVIQMELQRGAYQILSDNKDITFSLDIKEPNHRVNYTGGINKEYQDYIDYQNYLKIKDRTLAGLETFYTPDQDFYKAIVKESKRIADMKPVVVKNPSLTYYIDTKDLIEVYEDQKLANTAIKDEALKHLTHDSDELENYGFLPQFVQLYLTHSYQGAVSKQQAGKLIEKACDELLAAVGEDTPRGQSVLVSLITLLQASNFKDLGEKYTKEAQALTCEITPELKNMLQGAENIKVGKKAPNIVFDKKIKGSKSLYDIKANKKLIVFWGSWCGHCQHELPYIKEFYKNFKKSGGEIVAVAVDLDANDYMPLVNDVDWINYSDLLKWDGKAVKDFAVDGTPTLIMLDKNNKILKIGSRISQFTDYLK, encoded by the coding sequence ATGAAAAAGATTTATTTATTTTTAAGCCTTTTTGTTTTGAGCTTTTCGCTGAATGCTCAATTCACCATGAAAGGAGAACTTAAGAATTATGATAATAAGCCCGTAGTTCTTAGAGTATATGAGAATGGAATTATGCGTTTTTTACAAAGAGTAAAAACCGATTCAAAAGGAGCTTTTACCTATAAATTTCCTATGGCTTACGATGGGGTAATCCAAATGGAGCTACAGCGTGGAGCTTATCAGATCTTAAGTGATAATAAGGACATTACATTTAGCTTAGATATCAAAGAGCCAAATCATAGGGTGAATTATACAGGAGGCATCAATAAGGAGTATCAAGACTATATAGATTATCAAAATTATTTGAAAATAAAAGATAGAACACTCGCCGGACTAGAAACTTTTTATACGCCAGATCAAGATTTTTATAAAGCGATTGTAAAAGAATCCAAACGCATTGCGGATATGAAGCCTGTAGTGGTTAAAAATCCTTCGCTTACTTACTATATCGATACTAAAGATTTAATCGAAGTGTACGAAGATCAAAAATTAGCCAATACAGCCATCAAAGATGAAGCTTTGAAACATCTTACCCATGATTCAGATGAATTAGAAAATTATGGATTTTTACCACAATTTGTTCAGTTGTATCTTACACATTCTTATCAAGGAGCGGTGAGCAAGCAGCAAGCGGGCAAATTAATCGAAAAGGCATGCGATGAATTGTTGGCTGCTGTAGGAGAAGATACGCCACGAGGTCAATCTGTATTGGTCTCTTTGATTACATTATTGCAAGCGAGCAATTTCAAAGATTTAGGAGAAAAGTACACCAAAGAAGCGCAAGCTTTGACATGTGAAATTACACCTGAATTAAAAAATATGCTGCAAGGTGCTGAAAACATCAAAGTAGGAAAAAAAGCACCAAATATTGTTTTTGATAAAAAGATTAAAGGCAGCAAAAGCTTATATGATATCAAAGCCAATAAGAAATTGATTGTCTTCTGGGGTTCTTGGTGCGGACATTGTCAGCATGAATTACCTTATATTAAGGAATTTTATAAAAACTTCAAAAAGTCTGGAGGTGAGATAGTTGCTGTAGCTGTTGATTTAGACGCCAATGATTATATGCCTCTAGTAAATGATGTGGATTGGATTAATTATAGTGATTTGCTCAAATGGGATGGTAAGGCAGTAAAAGATTTTGCAGTAGATGGAACACCTACCTTAATTATGCTTGATAAAAACAATAAGATTTTAAAAATAGGAAGTAGAATTTCACAATTTACCGACTACTTGAAATAA
- a CDS encoding winged helix-turn-helix transcriptional regulator, whose amino-acid sequence MKRELTEELYPDCPIRNIITRFSNKWAILILYSLENQSPMRFNELRKNIADISQKMLTSNLKTLEEDGLIHRRIFAEIPPRVEYSLSKRGKSLIPHLNALILWAKEEMPGILSDRNKKSGDMA is encoded by the coding sequence ATGAAAAGAGAATTAACGGAAGAACTCTACCCTGATTGCCCTATTCGAAATATAATCACTAGGTTTAGCAATAAATGGGCTATTTTAATACTTTATTCATTGGAAAATCAATCGCCTATGCGGTTCAATGAACTTAGAAAAAATATTGCAGATATTTCACAGAAAATGCTCACTTCTAATTTGAAAACTTTGGAAGAGGACGGGCTAATTCATCGTAGGATTTTTGCCGAAATACCACCTCGCGTAGAATATTCTTTAAGCAAAAGAGGTAAATCTCTGATTCCTCACTTGAATGCATTGATCCTTTGGGCTAAGGAGGAAATGCCAGGAATTTTGTCCGATAGGAATAAGAAAAGCGGAGACATGGCTTAA
- the pckA gene encoding phosphoenolpyruvate carboxykinase (ATP), with product MENLKKALESYGIKDVKEIVHNPSYEQLFEEETKPGLEGFEKGQVTELGAVNVMTGEFTGRSPKDKFIVEDDVTRDTIWWTTPESPNDNKKLSQEAWNHLKEITTKQLSDKRLFVVDGYCGANEESRLKVRIITEVAWQAHFVTNMFIRPSKEELANFGEPDFVVMNASKTSNKEYEKYGMNSEVYTVFNLTEKMQVIGGTWYGGEMKKGMFAMMNYYLPLRGYAAMHCSANVGEKGDTAIFFGLSGTGKTTLSTDPNRKLIGDDEHGWDDEGVFNFEGGCYAKTINLDKDAEPEIYGAIKRDALLENVTVDENGKIDFTDGSVTQNTRVSYPIYHIENIVKPVSKAGPAKKVIFLTADAFGVMPPVSKLTPEQTKYHFLSGFTAKLAGTERGVTSPQPTFSACFGAAFLSLHPTKYGEELVKKMEANNATAYLVNTGWNGTGKRISIKDTRAIINAILDGSIDKAETKVVPIFNLEVPTALPGVDSGILDPRDTYASASEWEEKAKDLAGRFIKNFEKYTDNEEGKKLVEAGPQL from the coding sequence ATGGAAAACTTAAAAAAAGCTTTAGAAAGTTACGGAATTAAAGACGTAAAAGAAATTGTACACAACCCATCGTACGAACAACTTTTTGAAGAAGAAACTAAGCCAGGTCTAGAGGGCTTTGAAAAAGGACAAGTAACAGAATTAGGAGCAGTAAATGTAATGACTGGTGAATTCACAGGTCGTTCTCCTAAAGACAAATTCATCGTAGAAGATGATGTAACAAGAGATACTATCTGGTGGACTACTCCTGAATCTCCAAACGATAACAAAAAACTAAGCCAAGAAGCTTGGAATCACCTTAAAGAAATCACCACTAAACAACTTTCAGATAAAAGATTATTTGTAGTAGATGGATATTGTGGAGCTAATGAAGAGTCAAGACTTAAAGTAAGAATCATTACTGAAGTAGCTTGGCAAGCACACTTCGTGACCAACATGTTTATCCGTCCATCAAAAGAAGAATTAGCTAATTTTGGTGAGCCAGATTTTGTGGTTATGAATGCTTCTAAAACTTCTAACAAAGAGTACGAGAAATATGGAATGAACTCTGAAGTTTATACTGTATTTAACTTGACTGAAAAAATGCAAGTAATCGGTGGTACTTGGTACGGAGGTGAAATGAAAAAAGGTATGTTCGCTATGATGAACTACTACTTACCATTAAGAGGATACGCTGCAATGCACTGTTCTGCTAACGTAGGTGAAAAAGGTGATACTGCAATCTTCTTCGGACTTTCAGGTACTGGAAAAACAACTTTATCTACAGACCCTAACAGAAAACTTATCGGTGACGATGAGCACGGATGGGATGATGAAGGTGTGTTCAACTTCGAAGGTGGATGCTACGCAAAAACTATCAACCTTGATAAAGATGCTGAGCCAGAAATCTACGGAGCTATCAAACGCGATGCTTTATTAGAAAACGTAACTGTAGACGAAAATGGTAAAATCGACTTTACTGATGGATCTGTAACTCAAAACACTCGTGTTTCTTATCCAATCTATCACATCGAAAACATTGTAAAACCAGTTTCTAAAGCAGGACCAGCTAAAAAAGTTATTTTCTTAACTGCTGATGCATTCGGTGTAATGCCTCCAGTTTCTAAATTAACTCCAGAGCAAACTAAATATCACTTCTTGAGTGGATTTACTGCTAAACTTGCAGGTACTGAGCGTGGTGTAACTAGCCCACAACCTACTTTCTCTGCATGTTTCGGTGCTGCATTCCTTTCTTTACACCCAACTAAATACGGTGAAGAATTAGTTAAGAAAATGGAAGCAAACAACGCTACTGCTTACTTAGTAAACACAGGATGGAACGGTACTGGAAAACGTATTTCTATCAAAGATACTCGTGCAATCATCAACGCTATCTTAGATGGTTCTATCGATAAAGCAGAAACTAAAGTTGTTCCAATCTTTAACTTAGAAGTTCCAACTGCATTACCAGGTGTAGATTCAGGAATCCTAGACCCAAGAGATACTTATGCAAGCGCTTCTGAATGGGAGGAAAAAGCAAAAGATCTTGCAGGTAGATTTATCAAAAACTTCGAAAAATACACAGATAACGAAGAAGGTAAAAAATTAGTTGAAGCAGGACCACAATTATAA
- the rnc gene encoding ribonuclease III — translation MDLLGFTPKNSSLFIEALTPRSAQLKSAKGEAFNYERLEFLGDAMLSAIIAEYLFVNAPNQKEGYLTKMRAKIVSRKQLNQIGNDIGLLSLIDSDVKKKVTLGANITGDMYESLIGAIYEDQGYEITKEFIYKSVITPYVNLESLENKIASYKSLMLEWCQKNRVKLRFKTEEEDNAENIKVFASILFLDEKEIAKGRATSKKKAEEKAAKRAYFNFQKEISEQCL, via the coding sequence TTGGATTTATTAGGTTTTACACCAAAAAACTCATCACTATTCATAGAAGCTTTGACTCCTCGAAGCGCTCAGTTGAAATCCGCTAAAGGTGAAGCGTTTAATTATGAAAGATTAGAGTTTCTGGGAGATGCAATGCTTAGTGCAATTATTGCTGAGTATTTATTCGTGAACGCCCCGAATCAAAAAGAAGGCTATCTCACTAAAATGAGAGCTAAGATAGTGAGTCGTAAACAACTAAATCAAATCGGGAATGACATAGGACTTCTAAGTTTAATTGATTCCGATGTGAAAAAAAAAGTAACGCTTGGGGCCAATATTACTGGAGACATGTACGAATCTCTAATTGGAGCAATTTACGAGGATCAAGGCTATGAAATCACCAAAGAATTCATATACAAAAGTGTAATTACCCCCTATGTAAATCTTGAAAGTCTTGAAAATAAAATTGCTAGCTACAAAAGCTTGATGCTGGAATGGTGTCAAAAAAATAGAGTAAAACTCCGTTTTAAAACTGAAGAAGAAGATAATGCAGAAAATATTAAAGTTTTTGCATCTATTTTATTTTTGGATGAAAAAGAAATTGCTAAAGGTAGAGCTACCTCTAAGAAAAAGGCAGAAGAAAAAGCAGCGAAACGAGCATATTTTAATTTTCAGAAAGAAATTTCAGAACAATGTCTATAA